Below is a window of Panthera leo isolate Ple1 chromosome B4, P.leo_Ple1_pat1.1, whole genome shotgun sequence DNA.
CCCCAAGCCATTCTACATTCATACTCAGTTACTTGCTGTTTTCTGAATATGATATGTCATTTCACACCATCAAGCTTTATTCAAGCTTCTCCCCGCGCCATTCCTGCTCCCTCATTCCCCAGGAAACCGAATGCAGTCGTCACCTCCTTCAATAATACATGCTCTCCAAACCTCAAGGTGGACAGAATTAACTACCTCCCCCTTTGTGCTTCCACAGTGACCGGGTCACACAGAAAATTCAGCATCACACATGTCACATTTCATGATTCACTGGCCTTCTTTGTTTACATCTCTCTGCCGGTAAGAAGAGTACAAGCACCAGAGACTGGGGACTTGATCAGACTGGTCTTTCTCACCCAGGGCAGAACCTGGAAAATACAGAAGTAGGCCACCTGCTGTAAGCCAATTTGCAAAAATTCAGTTTACAAAACTGACTTGTTTCTTTTAACCATTTGGTTCCAGTTGATtgggttttcatttgtctttacaACACCATTTGCAGGAAAGTTCTATATTCATAAGAAGAAATCATTCACTGACTAGagcagatgctcagtaaatttATATTAAACAGATACCAGCTTCTCTtaccaaaaatacaaaattatcatTGGCCAAAAGATTAAGCCAGATGCAAGCACCTATTTCCCCGACACAATGTCTGCGAAGGCTTTCCAAACTCAGGCTAatcctctgattttctttttcagtttcgcAGAGGTGGTTGGTATACCTCTCAGCATAAACTCCAAAGTCTGTGAGACAAATTAACTGGGGCTAGCAGCGCTTGACTTCAGGTGCGAGAAAGTAAGAAGGAAAGCCCAGAATTAGGTGGCGCTCAGGGAGGTTGAGTGGACGTGTGTGCTCGTATTTGGCCACAAGGGGGAGCCAGCCACTTTGGTACGTAGTCACAGCCCGCGCGGGAGGTACCCCTCTGCTCCCACAGGCCGTGTGACCCAAGTCCCTGAAAGAAACATCTCTGTTGGCAGAAGTATCTTTTTTGACAGGtctctttagggaaaaaaaacttctccagaaataaatccaggcAAACCAGAGTTCCTAGataattgtatttttcatctaGAACGTTTCATGGTCTTGGTTATAGCTATCATTGAGTTCTCTAGCTATTTGAGCCGAGGAAACCCAACTGATGGGAAAATAGACACATCTTTTGGGGCTCCAGGCGTCTAGATACACTCTACAGTATCAGGCAAGGATTTATTCTAGTGCCTCACCACCATTAACAACTTCATTTGAAATAACATGATATGAAATCGACTGACTAATGCAATGAATAGCACCTACACCGAGGAATCGGGGttaaaacaaaaagggaagagaaacaggatgcatttaaaagaaaaagaaaaaaaaaaaaaaaacaggcagaagaggATCCTGGTCTCCAGACACCGAAATGGAAGCAGCTCGATTGTTCGTTTGAACTCCACCCCAGCCTACAGTGGCTGCCTTAGGTCTCATTATTTCCCCTATATCAAGTCCTTCAAGAGGTAGTCTCCTCCTCCTCAAATCTTTTAGCGGCGAAAACGCTCTTACTTATAACCTAATAGGCTGGCGGGAGGGGGAATGAAATATAAAACTACATAATAATTCAACTTAAATTTAAGAGGCTATTTATATTATTCACTATCTTAACAAGATGACCTCAAAGGTAAAGTAtaaaaaaagccaaagagaagTGAGGATCTTTCCATTAATTTAGGCAAGGGAATTGGCCCagggcattctctctcttctacaaGGAGGCGCCAGGTTGTAATTTTTATCGTTGCAAATACATGAATGGGATCGGAGAGTTTATAAGACACCATGCAACCCAAGCTTCAAACAAGGACATAACTTAAACACAAACtaaccaaagaaaaagagaagataaattcAGTGGAATTTTTTACCTACCGACCACCTCACCCACATATAATGCCTCTGCGCTGTGGTCTGCAATTTGAGATCCTGAACACTTTGACAGACCCCAAGGAAAACACATCTTAACTCTTAAGTAAAACTCCACCTGCAACTGCCCGGAATTGAAGTCTCAGTGACCATAATGCCCAAGAGTACAGAACTCGTTTCCATCTAGCAATCCAAGGACTGCAATAATCATCACTACCCCCCCTTCACACCGCCTGCAAGGTACAATCATAAGAGGCTGAGAAAGCATGCTTGGAACCCAAACAGGATCATAGAAAAGATTTACCATCCCCCACAGAGGCAAGTCGACTAAGATTGCACTGATCCCAGCTtaattgttttgctttattttgtttcattgttctGCACCCATCTTTCTTACCGTGAATGTTTATAGAGAAATGTGGTCACTTTAACCTTCTTAATTAATTCCCCATTGCTTGTGGTGACAGTGGCCATACTGCAGCATCAAATAACTTAAGGGCCAAAGAAGACATACccctgtttttataaagtttggaCTGAGACCGTGCCTTAAAAAGGGTAtagctataaaaaaaattaggtaaataagaaaaaagcaatctAAAAGCTCTCATCAATAtggcaaggaaagaaagagagaaagaaagaaagaaagaaagaaagaaagaaagaaagaaagaaagaaagaaaagaaggaaataacagcCTAGAATAGTGTGTGGCACATGTTGgtgcttaagaaatatttactaaataagtgaatgaatcacTTGGGACTCATATACAGAGCaaacaataagtaaacaaacaaacaaataaataaacaaatattgaggATCATTCCGTGGTATTTTAGATCTCCAAGATGTCGTATGTGCCACTccttaagaataataaatattaaaaacagaaacaataagtATTGGCATTTTGAGTTACTCGTGGTTATTCAGTGCTGGTTCACTGATGATAAACTCTCCACTTGGACCACAAGCCACCAATTAGAAAGCCCCTTTTACTCACCCTTGCTGTGGAGACAGCTCCCTACATGCTGTTTTCTATAGGTTTCTAGGATCAAACTCACTGTGTTTGCTGTGCATACTTACACAGCGGCTCAATTGCTGCCTAAGGCTATGAAATTCTTCCACAAAGTGTCTTTCCTTGCAGACTTGTAATTGGAGTTGACCAAAAACATCGTCCATGAAGAAGGACAGAAGCTGTTCTTGGAATCTGCAGTTTTTCTATAAATAAGATATGAGAAATCGCATAAAGTAAACCGTGGAATATAGTTTTTGTAAAATGTCACTGCAATCCCCACCTGATTATTACGTAATGACCAcctggaaaaattaaaatgcaggAGGGAAAGCATCAAACAAgtagaaagatgaaaaacatttaaaaaaccctctGGCTCACCATAaatagcttttttgttttcttttttaataatcgTATATTTTTTATGCGGTCTTCCTAcaataaaacaaagggaaataagTGTTATCCAGAATTACAAATGTCCGTTAGGTCATCATTTTAAGCAGAGCCTAATACTTACTGGAATTGTTGCTTTGAGCCATGCCGCCTTGACGTAGAGTCTGTCAACAGCTTGGGACAGTGTGCCCCTTGGGTAACAACCTTTCGCAGAGGAAGATTGCTTGTGCTTGGCGATGACAAGAGACAGAGTGGCAAACAGCAACCCAGACCTCAAAATGCAATTCGCCTgcatctccctccaccccactctgGGCTCCTGTCGCTCGCCAGACAGTTTCTTGCCCTGGTTCGATGATCGGATAACCTACTTACTTAAGCCCTCAAGGCCACCTCTTCAATGAGATCCTGTGGTAGATAACTTACAGTTTACAGAGAGGAAGATCACTCCggctgttctattttttttagagcTTGCTTCATAACCGAAAAAGCTTTGACCGCACTATCTGTGACACTAAGAAAAAGCACAAGTTTACTGGGAAGGTTAGGGcccccttttcaaaaaaaaaaaaaaaagtcaagtcagAACCTCAGTTGCCTATCACAACAGATGCATTGTTTTAAACAGGTTCATGACATGCCAGTAAGGGAGACTCATCTCCGGGAGGccgtgtgattttttttttttttttaatgtccatatgaaaaataaaatctcctttttAGCCAatatccccacccccccaaaattaaCCACAGGTAGAGTGGAGAGCCCTGGGAAACTTGCTCATGATCTCCTATGGGTTTTACACATATCCCTTGCAGAGTCCTTCACCaggctccctctcttctctcaggAGCCACCTTTCTTTAGCCAGCCAGCATTAAGACCCAAGAgagttttccaatttttctcaAGAATCTTTCCAGCTCAGAAACTGTAACTCCCCTAACATACTCAAGATTTGTTTGGCATAGGGACCTGGGGTTAAGGCCCACGGTTTAGTAAATTCTCTATCATCTCTGTCCAAGTTGACTGCCCAGCTTCTAGCTCTAGACTTCGAGTAGCATGCACATTTCTTAAGGAAAGAGACCCAACCTTTCTATCTCTGAATCCTTAGGCCCTACCCAGATGACGCCTCATCTAAGGAAGCACAGCCGATGTTCGTTGAATAAATGCTTTCCTTTCTACGTCACAAAATGCTACTGtaactgtgttgtttttttattccatCAACAAATTTCTGTTGAGGATCTGCCTATACAGAGACCTGTGCTAGGTACCAGGGGGACTATAAAGGCAGATGGTCCATGGAATCCCATCCTCAATTCTGCCCCAGTTCTTCTGACAGTGGTGACAGGTTATGGTCCATGTGAGGGAGTAGCCCCAAGCTAACAAGTGGATGTGGCCTAGAATCACATAAGGAGAAGCAAAGACAAGGCACCAAAGCCTAGCATGCACAGAGTTAACGTAGTACCtgagcaaaacaaaactggaagctgGTTGTGAGCAAGAGATTCCTCAAAACTAGTCAGTGACAGACTTCAGAATTCAAGACAAATGTCTAAATCAAGACCACCAGGCTGGCAAAGGAGCGAAGAGAAAGTAGGAGTGAGAGGTCCAAACACTGGGTAATACTTCCTGCTGCTTCAAAAAGTAGGTAGATTTTGCAACACCGGAAGTTTATGTCCACAGGACCAGCTCTGCTGTGAAAGACACACTCTCTGAGGTGAGATGGGAATGTTCACAAAGAGCTACAGCAGAAGACAGTTGATTGGGAGCACAAAGGGGGTTCactgaaattttacaaaaattcaggaaaaggaagaattcttttttaGCTAGGAGTAGCTTAAAGGTGTTTGAACTGGGACATGGAATATCCCAaggtggtggttttttttgttttgttttgttgtgttgtgttttgttttgttttgtttttgagaagagtGATGCCTACGATTCAAAATTCCTTTATAGAAAAGAGTATGAACTACCAGGGATCAAAAGCCCAAATGCTTTCAGAGGATGTAGGATTAACATAAACACCCTGGGTAAACGCATACGGGACAGTCGGAACTAAATTGCTTACCTTGCCACCAAACCTAAAATCTGCCTAATTATACAGCCTGTAAACACACTGTGTGGGTGCACTAAAAGGACCACACAAAATACTTCCAGGAGCTGAACACTGCCTTGAGCAGCTAATTTGGGGGTCCCTGGTGTGCGGCAACAAAACGTAAGTGCAACGCGAATCGCTAATATTGGTAAATGAATATGTGTTCTGACGAATTCTTAACTCCTGCTGGTTGCATTTACATAAATGTCTCATGTCCCTCAAACTATCAGGACCCAAGGAAGATCATAACATCCCAGGGATGCCTCCGCTTTGATTCACAACCAACTCCAGAAAACTGGCCATTTCCTTATGTCTGAAAACTGTATCTCCCTGTGGACCATAGTCATCCTACATCTTAGTTGGTACATCAGCCTCATTAGGGTCCTTCAAACAGTCCAATCTGGCCCCCAAAGGATGACCAGTGATAAAGGAGACTCAAAACACAGGTCCTAAAGACAATTCCGACAGGGGGTTCCAAAAGTGCCCCCAAGTAACAAAAGAGCCGTTAGAATAAGTACGTGATGTCCTTGGGGCACCAGCTGAAACACAAGTCTCTCTCATTTTggatgtatttttattatgtcaCTTTTATAAGTTCCTTATACAGAACTACATAAAAATGGCTATTGGTTACAAGGAGATTTGGTTTTGAAACTCAGATGCAACTACCCTACTAGTTGTATAGCCATGCGGAAGTTGCTaatcctctctgagctttagtttttgTCGTCATTAAAATGGGACAATAATTGTACCTACTTCAGACGGCTGTCATGAGCAAAAAATATGATAATATCAATAGAATGCTGAGCACAAGGGCAGCTACAGATGCACCCTGCAAGTGGTAActattccattattatttttcaaataataaatgtatctTAATCTGTCCAGGTACTATACCAAAATACTACAGACTAGATAGCTTATAagcaacaaaaattaatttctcacCGACGTGAAGGCCGGGAAGTCCCAGATCAACATGTCAGCGTGGTCACAGTCTGGTGAAGCctctcttctgggttgcagacagCCAgcctctcactgtgtcctcacatggtggaaggggcaagggatctctctggagcctcttttataaaggcgcaaatcccattcatgaggagtctgccctcatgacctaacCACCTCTCAAAGGTCCCACCTAATACCACCAACTTGGGGTCTAgagttcaacatatgaatctaagacacaagcattcagaccacagcaaaATGCATGTGCAATACTCTGAATAATGTTTAAGTCTCTCACAAACTTTCAAAAGTGTTGAGAAATGGTTGAAGAAAGTGAGGAAAGTAAAGGATGAACAATGATCTGACCACATTTCAAAGAGTATGCAGGCATGAGGAATTCAATTCACCCCCACACACATCCAGAAAGCAGACCGGGACCATTAAGTGGATATTTTAAGGCTGCTACTCCTACATAATGTACAGGAGAACATTTAAACAACCGATCTGCCCCAAAGCACAGCTGGCTACCCCAATTCCCAAATGCCGGTATGGCGgccattttccttaaaattcagCCCCACCCTCACACACCCCAAAGAATGCTAGCAGCGCCCTCTGATGGTCAAGCATATCTAATGAGCAAAATGGGTTTCATGCGGAGAATCACAGCTCACTTTGAGACCTCTCCTctataggaggaaaaaaaacaacacccattCGGGTTCCTCAATTGCTAAACCATTTAGTTGACTCTAAGACACGTTTGCggtttggcttttttctttcccccacatCTTAATATCTCTGAAATCACAACCTGTTTTATAATCCATCGTCTTATAATGACATCACCAAGTCAGCCCATACACAGTTGTCCTTCCCTGTGCAGTCGCCAGTCATCCACTTCAGACTGTGTGCATGGCTGTTAGTACGTGTGTTGAGTTGAATTGCTGTTCAAATATCTTCAGAAAGATTGCACTATGATTCAGCAATGAAATGAAAGTTAATGTGTTCACAGAAAGGCACAGAACAGCAGTGGGATGCAAATCTGCTATTAGAGAAGCAAGCATTTGTCTTTGGAAGAATGAccaaaattacatattttcttgCAAGGCGACAACCAAGTGCTAAATGTTAAGCAAGCACTGCATCATAGCTTAATCAGAAgcacttatttcctttcttagtgATAAAATAATGGTGCAGCATTGATCATATGGTATCTTAAATTTGTTGAAATATGATGTTTAATGACCTCAGTGATTGGCATAATTCCTAAGGATCATAAATCCTAAACCCTACATAGCTATAAATAAGAAGTAGGTGGATCTACTTTAAACTAGTCATTCTATTTGTAAAAAACCCTGAaacccaatatttttttttccaggatagaGCCAGAAGATAGAGATAAGAAATAGTCATAGATTGATAAATATACTTAATACAATGATATCTGGGTTTTGTCCTTTCAGAAAAGGTAGGTCCCTCTCTGTCAGACAATTCCACCCAGGAAACATGTTTATCTTATGTTTACATCATCAGAGGGATGGATGAGAACAGGCTAGAGAAGGAATGAAAAGGGCTCTAAACGGTCTGAAGGGGGAAGAAAGTGGATCTGGAACCTGGATTCATGGAACAGCATGAAGAGGAAAAGTGCATGAAAACCCTCTGAGCGTCTTAGCCTGTGTTCCCGGTTCTATGCTGGGTGACTTATACTCTGTATGCCTTCCCCgtgcatcattcattcattcattcattcaccaaatgtATTTTGAGCATTTGTTATCTCCCAGGCTTACTGGGGCTCAGTATGCAGCaataaacagaacagaaaatgatTGATTTTATAAAACATCCTCATGATAGTAGAGGATGGGGAGGACAgacaataagtaaatataatagaTATAACTTATGTAAGCTACAAGCCAGTTATGTACAGTTGGAAAATGAAGCTTTGgagaaaatggaatagaataaggGGGGAGAGGTGCTGGTGCTTGGATGGGGATAGGTTGTAAATAGGATGATCACAGAAGGTTTGATGGAACATTTAAGCAACAGTAGAATAAAGTGATGAGCAAGTCACAGGGGTACCTATTCAGTCCAAAGGCACAGTCAATGCAAAGTCCTTAGGGAAGGTGCACGCTCAGTGTGTTCCATACACCTAGGAAGCCTGTGTGATCAAACCTAGAGCAAGGGAGGAGGGTAGAAAAATGTGAGATAGAAGAGGAAATGTGGACACAGTCacagcctttatttcttttttaagtttatctactttgagagagagcatgcaagcaagggaggggcagagagagaaggaaagagagaaccccaagcaggctccatgcttaaccaactgagacacccaggcgtccccaagtCACAGCCTTTAAAGCTATTAGTGGGACCTCAGCTTCCACCCTTGGTCATGTGGGATATTTGAACAAAGGAGCTATATTGTCTGAGCTaggttctttaaaaaggaaacaggaacCAAACACCCAGAAATACATGAACAGATAAACCAAGTGTGATACATCCATACGGTGGAATGTTAGTGATAAAAAGGAATGTATAGCTGATGCACATATGCTACAACACGGAAGAACTTTGAAAACAGTACGCTGTTTTCAGCGCAAAAGGTCACATATTTACGATTTCACTTCTGTGACACATCCAGATGGGAAAATGCAGAGACAGAGGTCAGCCTCATGGTCGCCAGGGCTGAGAAGGGGAAATGGGGGAGTTTCCCATTAAGGGAGGCTTAATGGGTACAGGCCTCCCTTTgcaagtgatgaaaatgtttcagaACTGGATGGAAGTGAGGGTTAGTACACTACGAATGTACTAAATGCCGATGGATTGTTCATGTTTAAgtagttaattttatattatgtgaatcTCAcctcggtaaaaaaaaaaaggaaggaaggaaaggaaaagaaaggaaaggaaggggagggaaggagaggaaagaaagaaggaaaaggggtaaaagggagagagagagagagagagagagaagtaaggaGAGCCTGGCCACTGGTGCAGCAGAAAAGAAGCTACCGCTGTGCCATAGCTCTGCTGAGCTTTATGGGAGGGCCTGGCCCTTCCCTTCTTGTTTAATCCAGAAgacaattgttttttatttttttgtttttttttacttttttatgcttatatatttttgagagagacagagacagaatgcgagtgggttggggcagagagagagggagacacagaagcagaagcaggctccaggctctgagctgtccgcacagagcccgacacggggcttgaactcacaagctgtgagatcatggcctgagccgaagtcggacactcaactgactgagccacccaggcaccccaagacaattgttttttttaactacGTTGCCTATGTGAACATTTTAGTAGctcttgaaaaacatttttaagaagaaactcCTACCTCATCCACCTTTTCAAACATATTTAGATCTGTCTGAATGCTTTTTTAAgaggtgaaatcatgacctggctACTTGTTTTTCTGC
It encodes the following:
- the IL26 gene encoding interleukin-26 isoform X2, yielding MQANCILRSGLLFATLSLVIAKHKQSSSAKGCYPRGTLSQAVDRLYVKAAWLKATIPKNCRFQEQLLSFFMDDVFGQLQLQVCKERHFVEEFHSLRQQLSRCISCASSAREMKTITRMKRTFYGIGNKGIYKAVSELDILLSWIKQFLESIK
- the IL26 gene encoding interleukin-26 isoform X1 — its product is MQANCILRSGLLFATLSLVIAKHKQSSSAKGCYPRGTLSQAVDRLYVKAAWLKATIPEDRIKNIRLLKKKTKKLFMKNCRFQEQLLSFFMDDVFGQLQLQVCKERHFVEEFHSLRQQLSRCISCASSAREMKTITRMKRTFYGIGNKGIYKAVSELDILLSWIKQFLESIK
- the IL26 gene encoding interleukin-26 isoform X3, with product MQANCILRSGLLFATLSLVIAKHKQSSSAKGCYPRGTLSQAVDRLYVKAAWLKATIPEDRIKNIRLLKKKTKKLFMKNCRFQEQLLSFFMDDVFGQLQLQVCKERHFVEEFHSLRQQLSRCVLPWVRKTSLIKSPVSGACTLLTGREM